The sequence TTATGTTTTTTacacaaataatatattttcatttttctatttttatttttatttttttttattttaaactttAATAATCTCATGTTgaagaatcaattgattcaaggaaataaattaacaaaaaccaccaatattttttattctatgtttttttttttttttttaaaagtacaatttgtttattatattatttatttattttgaggTTACATATAATCTCATGATAAAAGAATCAGTGCCATCTGgaaattcaattgaagaaGCATTAACAAAACCTAAAGGGTAAGCTTTCTTTACACAATCAATAGTTAAATACTTTGTCCAATTAATTGCTTTAACTATTTTAGTTTGATCAGCTGtatttggtgataatgaaatAACTAATGAATCTTCATTTGAACCTGGAATTGATTGTGCAATagtttgttttaattgtttaattgttAATGATTCTTGAAAAAATACTTTTACAATACCaccatttggtaattttatctaaacaatttttattttattttattttattttattttattttattttattttattttattttattttattttattttatcaaaacaaaaaaaaaaaaaaaaaaaaaaaaaaaaaatccaattataattataataaaaaaattagaaaacaattattttttttaaatagttatttatattatgtAATAAAATTACACATACAATACAATTGTAATCGGccatttatttgtttatttatttttgagaaactgtattttgtttttgactttttttttttttttttttttttttttttttgattttttttttttttttgatttttttttttttttttatgactttttatttttaaacccATTTctttcaaagaaaaaaaaactcagCAAGGgctttttataataaattaaaaaataacaaaactttttatttcaatatttttagatagttttatttttatttaaattaaaatttaattgttttttttttttttttatttttttttttttttttaagaatttgGTTGATACATTGGATTATCACCATTTCCAGTTGGATTTTCATATAAAGGATTTGAAGTTAAAGATGCAagagaattattatttgaagcaGCCCATGCATCATAACCTTTTTTAGAAGCAACTACAATAGCAATGGCAACTACAGCAGCAGCGACTGAAACACCAACAATAACAGAGGTTGATATGATTGCAGCGGGTTTACAAACAAAAGGTTTTGGATCAAAATCAACCGATTCACATCTTCCTGGTTCAGTTGAAGTAGCATTTATACAAACACCAGTTTCACATTTTGGATTTGAAGGTATACAAACTTTATCGAAAACAATACAACCAGTCACATCGGAACATTGAGAAATTTGACAAAATGAAGGTGAGTCACAAATAcgatcttttaatttacatTCACCAGCATCACAATAACCAATTAGACAATTACCTTTGTTTGGACAAATTTTTGGTACACCAACACAGCCAATATCAGCATTACAAGTATAATCCATACATGGATTGGTGATATTACATGATAGAGGTGTGTGAATACAACTACCATTGTTCATACATTGATCAATGGTACATAaattaccatcatcacaaTTGGATTCAATTGGAATACATTTTCCATTATTACATTTGGTACAACCAGAACATTCCATTGGAGTATGTTTAACACTACCAGTTATTTTATCACAAATATCGATTGTACATGGATTACCATCATCAATGGTATCAATTGGTAGTGGGGAGCAAACTGGTGGATTTACACTTTGATCACAGTTATTCTTTTGACATGGgtttaatttacaattacaattacattCTGTACTATTTTGAGTGTATGTACCACAAACACCTTTATCAGCGGAGCAAGTTGGAATAACACATGGATTGGAGGAGGAAGGGGAAGTACATTTTGGAGTTGCCATACAACCACCATTCTTTGCATTACAACTATAAATTTTACATGGATCTTCACCCAATTCATTGGAACAATAATCAGCATCCATGCTGGTacatttaccattattacatTCACCAGTTAAACATGGACCAAtacaatttgatttatattgaCAACCAAGTTTTGGATCACAACCAGTTAGCGTCATACAATATTTAGATTTATCGGCACATTCTAAATTACCAATTACTTCACATTTACCATTGGTATCTTTTGAACAACCAGTGATTacacatttattatttgatggttGTGTACAAGTGATATTGGTATGTCTacaatattttgaaattttatcacCACCTGGAATTGGTAAATTTGGTAATGGACAACTATCAATGGTGCATGGATCATCGTCATCACAATCAAGGTCTTTATTACAACATGTTGAACCATCACCTTGACAAACACCACAATAATCAGACCATGCACAAAATGCTTGAATATCagtttgaattttcattttactATAGGGTGTATGTCTTTCAcaataaaagaaatcaaaggAATAGGTTTTGTTAACTTGTAAACCCAACTTTGTCAAATCAACAGTACCTCTTCTAGCAGGATGTAAACCACCTAAATCCAAGACCAACTTCTTATCAATAAATACCcaaacatcatcatcaccttcaaatttaaaagtttcagTACCTTGATAAAAGAATACTGAATTAATCTTTAAACAATAATGAAAGTTATGATAGGCTGTAAAAATTCTACCACCATAATAGATTCTATTACTCTCATCAACATCCCAACCTTGATAATCAATTGGAAAGAAATCATCCTTTacaaatgaataaatatttgatgatttatccaatgttaaatttaatttctttaataacaTTACATTTTGTGTATGGTTTTTATTAAACCATGTtggaaataaatttaaattttttaatttaccatttacaaatggtttaaaatttGGATCATTTGATGCTAATGTTGGACTATCACCTTCCAATACATTTTTTATCATTCCAACTGAAATATCACCATAATCTGGTTCAAAATcactatttaattttggtaattgatcaaaaattgaacaacttaataataaaaatgcttttttttttttttttttttttttttaaaaaaaaaaatttatttgttaattttatttatttatttatttatttatttatttatttatttatttatttttaattatttaaaaataatatacatACGACTTTTTGTTACTTCTGAActaacaaaatttaaatttttatttaatgaaaataatattattaataatgttaatattattttcattttttttttttttttttttttttttttttatttgttagtTTTATCcgtttgttttatttttttattattataaattaaagttgtaaaaaaaaaaaaaaaataattaaaaatgttgcttttttaaaaaaaaaaaaaaattaaattggtttaaaaaaatagttcggtaataatttaataaaaataattaaaattacaatgaaataataatttattaatttaaaaaaccaaaaaaaataaaaaaaaatattatcattatttataaaagtttaatattttcattttttttttttatttttttttaaaccaatccaattcctttaattttttgataaatcaaattttataaatagtttTAGATTGATTCCATTGGTtatctcattttttttttttttttttttttgcaacgaacattttattgtaaaaaaataattatttttaaaaataagttggataaaaaaaaaaaaaaaaaaaaaattaaaatctgaaaaaattaaatttaccaaattgagttataaaaaaaaaaaaaataaaaaatctccCACTTTAACTTtgaaaagttttttattaataaaacaataaaatcaatgaatattttataaaaatagtttgTGAAAAACATAAACTAATatgatttcatttattttattattttatttttttttattttattattttttttttatccagtATGACTCATGGTTTAGGTCGGTTGggtcttgttttttttttttttttttttttttgggattttaaaattattttttttttttttttggtatcaACCAAAAAAACTTCATTACATATTAACCAAGATAAACAATggtataaaattaattttatataaaaatatgaataattaataaaatattttaaaataatatgaaatattttcaaataaataaaaaaaaaaataaaataaaagataaaaattaaaacaaaaagaatgagatatatataaataaggAAATTTTTAGTGAAACAAGAAATTAtgtgattttattaatatttttagaatatgAAAAACAGAACCCATACCAAgaggattattatttttttttttttccttttttggataaaaaaaaaatgaaaagagaTTTTAATTAGGGAAAATCTCAGcattttaattggttcagtgtaatatttttatttttctttttggaGTATTGTTGGTGGAATTGATTGCTGTTGTTTAATTGAGTTTGAAGTTTCAATTATATTTGGATTAATAACACGATTACCTTTTTCTAATAACTTTTCATGTTcttccatttttttaattaaatctttatggCTACTATCAATTTCTAAGTGCCATGGATATAATACAGTAATTTGAAAACCTAATGCACTAGTTGCAATCACCAAATTAACCAATGGTAAGTTTCTTGAGAAAATTGGGAACTTTGATAAAAccattcttttaaattaatattataatatttagttttttttttttttttttttggggagGGGGAGGGAAAAGAGAAGGGgatataaacaaataaataaatttctttttaaataatttttaatataaaaattttttaaaataataaaaataataattaaataataaatttgtgaaaattgattaaaaaaaaaaaggattttataatttacgTCTTTTTCTAttcatattataaataaatttattaaaatattatatttattaaatttatttatttatatatttaattggttttataGTGATtgcacttttttttaaatgaaaaaaaaaaaaaaaaaaaaaaaaaaaatttaatatgtgatgataatgatgtggttaaaaaaaaaaaaaaaaaaaaataaaataaaaaaattattattaggaaCCCACTTATCTTCTTTTACTGTtctttatgaaaaaaaaaaaaaaaaaaaaaagaaatccaattttattttttttttattttttttttaattttaatttttgatattgattggattggaaaattaaatgaaatttttataacTTTCTGACCATTTTACAATGGTGGGAAAGTATTTATTgtatattaaaagaatattttttttttttttttattttttttttattttttattttttattttttttttaaagttaatattaaattaaattaaattattgtgGAATTTGACATAATGGGATACCATTTAACCATTCAACATTACCATCACAATGAGTACAATCTAAACCACTGAAATTATTAACACATCCACAAGTACCATTACAAGTGAAATATGGAGTTGGACCACAATCAACACTTGTGAAACATTGAGCAGGGATACCACCTTCACCTAATGGAGTACAAGTTGGAATACCATTATACCATAAGGTTTTACCTTTACAAACACCATCAATTGATTGGAAACCAACAGCAGCTTGACATTGATGATTGGAAGTTGGTGTATAAATagttttaccatttttaccatcaataccaattgatttaacaATACCATCTTTAGTTGTATAATAAATGACACCACCCTTTGAAACCATTGAAATTACATTTTCACCAGTGATTAATTTAATGGCTTGATTAGAGTTAGCAGATTTTGAATAAGCAGTTATACCATTTGAATGAGAGAATACAATTAAATCACCCTCGACTAAGAAATCAGTTAAATGACTTGCATCAGTATCACTACCaatttcaatcaattgatcTTTTGTACAATTTGAACAATCAGCTTTACCTTTTAAGAATTTACCATCATAAGTTGACATATATAAATCATTACCATCTTTTGCTAAACCATTAACAATTTGtgattgataaattaatgtTGCATCTTGAGCATCACTTCTTTGTgttggtaatttatttaatttataaataccaTAAGCACCATAGAtcattgatttttcaatatcatcaaaaATTGGAACGAATGGtgtattgaaaatattgaaaacatatttaactttatcaccaccattatttgCATCTATAAGTGAGAAAATTGGTGCTGATCCACCTTGATTCATTAatacataataataatttgattggGGTAAATAATCATAGAATGAATAAAGTTTGAATGATCCTGCACCACTTTCAATTTCACCATTGATATTAATTCTTTGAGAAATTTCATTACTTCCATTACCTGAAGTTGGAATATTAAACATTTTTGGTGTACCAAATGGACCACCTTGTGAACTATTAAATTTACCtgcaataattaaattatcattccCATCCATACTAATACCTGGATAAACATTTAAACCACCATTACATGCTGCATATGGATATCCAACACCACATTCATAATCTTCATTACATTGATTACTTGATAATACTGcaccaacaattgaaaatgcaataattaatgattttaaaattttcatttttttttttttttttttttttaaacaatttttttttttttttattcttattataataaatgaatatataattaatgaataaataaataaataaataaataaattaaatagtataattttttaaaaaaaaaaaaatatttacaatttaaatactatttttttaaaaaaaaaaaaaaaaaaaaaaaattaaaataaattaatattcatGGTTGGCAATAGTATAATAATCTTGTGTATATAATTTCAACTATAAAAAGTGACATTAATTAACCCCActctaaaaatagaaaaataaatattaaaaaaaaaaaataaaataaaattaaaaataaaaaaaaaaaaaaaaaattaaaactaatatACTATCGtactttaatattttaattaaaaaaattattttcttttatttttaatttattaatttgtatcaatttgattttacataaatgttttttttttttttttttttttttttttttatggagtatttggattattttggTCATTAACACGATATAAGAAATCAGTTAATAAACCAGTACCaattttctttattgaaGTTGCAGAATATTCTTGAAATTTTGAaggtattttattaattgattggcAAGGTTTACCCAACCTATCTACACCAGCCCAAGcaataaaagatttaactTGACAACCATTAATTGGTATTCCATCTCTAATTAAAATCGGAGTAGAAGATGGTGTAGTTGTTGATGTGccagtagtagttgttgttgttgttgttgtaccattaattattgttgaatttgataatttatcattatctcTTAATTCATTACATTTCATATCCTTAACTTTTACACCACATTGAGAATCAATACATTGATCACACTGTTTTTCACACATACCAGGAATTCTATCACCATCCCAAACAGCATCAACAATTTTACCATTCTCTAATTGAacaataattgtaaaataatttacaaatgattgagttaaatttgaaaatatatgtTTTGGTGGTAAAATTATTGGAtacaatttaaaagtttcagTATTCACTATAACTTCTTTTGTATAATTTCCacttgtattatttttacaatctGTATAATTTGTTAGAGTTTCCATTACaccaatactattattaaatgtgCATGGAAATGTTTGATTCTCTCTAACACTTGTAAAtgttgaaatattttttaaacctgGGAATTCTGCCCAAACTGTATAATGCTCATTTTGAACCATGAAATTAGTATTTGGTATTTTTATTGTAGTGAATTCGTCAACTCTTGGATGATAATCTGTAGACATTAATAATTtgcttttattattatgtatGAAAAATCTCATAAATGACCAATCATATCTTTGAtacattttatttgaatcattagtaatattattaactgTGAAATTTATACCTTGATTTAACATAAATGTTGTATctataatttgttttgaCCAAATTTTTGGTCCTTTAACAATTTGactttgatttttattaattattaaaaatattaataaaattattaaaaaataaaaattataatttaatttcattatttttaaaaataaatttaaatattattataaataaaaaaaaaaaaaaaaaagaaaaaaaaaaagaaagaaactattattttatcaatGTGTGTTGTATATGTAGagtgaaaaagaaatatgtgttattattttttatttttatttttttatttttttttttaaatgattaattattttattttttatttatttaatttttttttttatttttaattgttttgaatttatttatttttttttttttttatttgtaagtGTGTGAAATTATTgtgtgtttaaaaaaaaacattacaaATTTGGGTGTGTTTGTTTTAATgttagatttaaaaattagcCATCTATTTTTAACCGTTGAtcagaataaaaaaaaaaaaaataaaaaaataaaaaaaccataaaaataaaaaggtttatttttttttttttttttttaattaactattatttatattaatatctatatttttttttattttttatttttatcctccaataaagatttagttaatttttttaaagtttcaaCTTCATTTGGAGTTGATAAACCAGATGATTTCCAACGAATTTTACCATCAAcaactaaaaatatatatgatGAATATGGATTTGTAACACCAAAATCTTCAAAAATTGTATTTgattctgaaaaaaaaaaaaaaaaaaaaaaagattagtattatataaatttaaaataataataataataattaataaaaataataataatttacttttaattgCCATTGGTAAATTATACCAAGATTCTGTAAGATCATTATTCTTTCCTTTACGAGTACTTTTTAAAAGGGGTGATAAAATTTGATAACCTAATTGTGAAACCAAAAATATACTATGAATATCCAATTGTGGGAATTCCTTTTTAAATGGTTCAGACCaactttttataaatttatcagCATGAAATGGTTTAACTGAAACgattaataatgatggatcattattatctttatttaaacaatttggAAATTCCAATTTATTACCATCCAAatcttttgttttaatttgtgGTACAACTTCTGCTTgtgattcattaattaaatttggtgatCCAACAAAAACTTTCATTGTTGGATTTTTCATAAATTC comes from Dictyostelium discoideum AX4 chromosome 2 chromosome, whole genome shotgun sequence and encodes:
- the psiG-1 gene encoding PA14 domain-containing protein; translation: MKIILTLLIILFSLNKNLNFVSSEVTKSRICSIFDQLPKLNSDFEPDYGDISVGMIKNVLEGDSPTLASNDPNFKPFVNGKLKNLNLFPTWFNKNHTQNVMLLKKLNLTLDKSSNIYSFVKDDFFPIDYQGWDVDESNRIYYGGRIFTAYHNFHYCLKINSVFFYQGTETFKFEGDDDVWVFIDKKLVLDLGGLHPARRGTVDLTKLGLQVNKTYSFDFFYCERHTPYSKMKIQTDIQAFCAWSDYCGVCQGDGSTCCNKDLDCDDDDPCTIDSCPLPNLPIPGGDKISKYCRHTNITCTQPSNNKCVITGCSKDTNGKCEVIGNLECADKSKYCMTLTGCDPKLGCQYKSNCIGPCLTGECNNGKCTSMDADYCSNELGEDPCKIYSCNAKNGGCMATPKCTSPSSSNPCVIPTCSADKGVCGTYTQNSTECNCNCKLNPCQKNNCDQSVNPPVCSPLPIDTIDDGNPCTIDICDKITGSVKHTPMECSGCTKCNNGKCIPIESNCDDGNLCTIDQCMNNGSCIHTPLSCNITNPCMDYTCNADIGCVGVPKICPNKGNCLIGYCDAGECKLKDRICDSPSFCQISQCSDVTGCIVFDKVCIPSNPKCETGVCINATSTEPGRCESVDFDPKPFVCKPAAIISTSVIVGVSVAAAVVAIAIVVASKKGYDAWAASNNNSLASLTSNPLYENPTGNGDNPMYQPNS
- the sigL-1 gene encoding EGF-like domain-containing protein — encoded protein: MKILKSLIIAFSIVGAVLSSNQCNEDYECGVGYPYAACNGGLNVYPGISMDGNDNLIIAGKFNSSQGGPFGTPKMFNIPTSGNGSNEISQRININGEIESGAGSFKLYSFYDYLPQSNYYYVLMNQGGSAPIFSLIDANNGGDKVKYVFNIFNTPFVPIFDDIEKSMIYGAYGIYKLNKLPTQRSDAQDATLIYQSQIVNGLAKDGNDLYMSTYDGKFLKGKADCSNCTKDQLIEIGSDTDASHLTDFLVEGDLIVFSHSNGITAYSKSANSNQAIKLITGENVISMVSKGGVIYYTTKDGIVKSIGIDGKNGKTIYTPTSNHQCQAAVGFQSIDGVCKGKTLWYNGIPTCTPLGEGGIPAQCFTSVDCGPTPYFTCNGTCGCVNNFSGLDCTHCDGNVEWLNGIPLCQIPQ